A single window of Caldicellulosiruptor bescii DSM 6725 DNA harbors:
- a CDS encoding sodium-translocating pyrophosphatase, with amino-acid sequence MGAYIALIYGVIVFAILVIIGLVRFIFSQEKGNEKMQEIAGAIREGAMAFLNRQYKTIGILALIVAVIIIIANYFGNLSKGSAQAASIAFHIGFAFITGALCSAISGYLGMYIAVNSNVRAAAGARKGLNRALQIALRGGAVTGLAVTALSLLGVATLFLLYGGASGKENLIKEAPSLIVGFGFGASFVALFAQLGGGIYTKAADVGADLVGKVEAGIPEDDPRNPAVVADLVGDNVGDCAGRGADLFESTAAENIGAMILGVALYPVFGWKGILFPLVARAVGIVSSVIGLFFVNTKDESKDPMKALNKGYFVTTILNLIVLIFIVKAMLSGKLPNGQEVNWWLLYGCAVAGIILSYIFVWLTDFYTSYHYRPVQEIAKASTTGPATNIITGMSVGMESTALPVIFISIAIYIAYKLGEHALPGFANGGLYGTAIATMGMLSTCAYILAMDTFGPITDNAGGITEMSGAPEEVRNVTDRLDACGNTTKALTKGYAIGSAALATFLLFSAYLDEVKKILGRPLESWFSVDIGKPEVFIGAFIGAMVVYLFSSTAIRAVGRAAQYVILEVRRQFKEIPGIMEGRAKPDYAKCVDIVTKGALKEMVVPGMIVVIAPILVGILLGKEAAAGFLMIGTIAGVILALFLNNGGGAWDNAKKFIELGNYGGKRSDAHKAAVVGDTVGDPCKDTAGPSLHVLVKLISTITLVFVSLFR; translated from the coding sequence GTGGGAGCCTACATAGCTTTAATCTATGGAGTTATTGTATTTGCAATTCTTGTAATCATTGGTCTTGTCAGGTTTATCTTTTCTCAAGAAAAAGGCAATGAAAAGATGCAGGAGATTGCAGGTGCAATTAGAGAAGGTGCAATGGCATTTTTAAACAGGCAGTACAAAACTATAGGTATTCTTGCGTTGATTGTAGCTGTTATAATCATCATTGCAAACTATTTTGGTAACCTTTCAAAAGGTTCGGCACAGGCTGCTTCGATTGCTTTTCACATAGGTTTTGCTTTTATAACAGGTGCACTCTGCTCAGCAATATCTGGGTATTTGGGAATGTATATTGCAGTGAATTCTAATGTCAGAGCTGCAGCAGGTGCAAGAAAAGGCCTGAACAGAGCCTTGCAGATAGCTCTTCGTGGCGGTGCAGTGACAGGATTGGCTGTGACCGCGCTGTCGCTTTTGGGTGTTGCGACACTGTTTTTACTGTACGGAGGAGCTTCTGGAAAAGAAAATCTTATAAAAGAGGCTCCTTCGTTGATTGTTGGTTTTGGCTTTGGTGCATCGTTTGTGGCTCTCTTTGCTCAGCTGGGCGGTGGAATTTATACAAAGGCTGCTGACGTTGGCGCTGACCTTGTAGGTAAAGTAGAAGCAGGAATTCCTGAGGATGATCCGAGGAACCCAGCTGTTGTTGCTGACCTTGTTGGTGACAATGTTGGAGACTGTGCAGGCCGTGGTGCAGACCTTTTTGAGTCAACAGCAGCTGAGAATATAGGTGCTATGATATTGGGTGTTGCACTGTATCCGGTGTTCGGATGGAAGGGAATTTTGTTCCCGCTTGTTGCGCGTGCTGTAGGTATTGTTTCCTCTGTTATTGGTCTTTTCTTTGTCAACACAAAGGATGAAAGCAAAGACCCAATGAAGGCTTTGAATAAAGGTTATTTTGTTACTACAATTTTGAACTTGATAGTATTGATTTTCATAGTAAAAGCAATGCTCTCTGGCAAGCTTCCAAACGGTCAAGAGGTTAACTGGTGGCTTTTGTATGGCTGTGCAGTTGCAGGAATAATTCTTAGCTATATTTTCGTATGGCTTACAGACTTTTATACCTCATACCACTACAGACCTGTTCAGGAGATAGCTAAAGCATCAACAACTGGGCCTGCAACAAATATCATTACAGGTATGTCTGTTGGTATGGAATCAACTGCATTACCGGTTATATTTATCTCAATTGCGATTTATATCGCATACAAGCTTGGTGAACATGCACTTCCTGGGTTTGCAAACGGAGGACTTTACGGAACAGCAATTGCGACAATGGGTATGCTTTCAACCTGTGCATACATTTTAGCAATGGACACATTTGGACCGATTACAGACAATGCAGGTGGTATCACTGAGATGTCAGGTGCACCTGAAGAGGTAAGAAATGTTACAGACAGGCTTGATGCCTGCGGTAATACTACAAAAGCCTTGACAAAAGGTTATGCTATTGGTTCTGCGGCACTTGCAACTTTCTTACTTTTCTCTGCTTACCTTGATGAGGTCAAAAAGATACTGGGAAGACCACTTGAGTCTTGGTTCTCTGTTGATATTGGAAAACCTGAAGTATTCATCGGTGCATTTATAGGTGCGATGGTTGTTTACCTTTTCAGCTCAACAGCAATAAGGGCGGTTGGAAGAGCAGCTCAGTATGTTATCTTGGAAGTAAGACGTCAATTTAAAGAGATACCTGGCATTATGGAAGGAAGAGCAAAGCCTGACTACGCAAAGTGTGTTGATATTGTTACAAAAGGTGCTTTGAAAGAGATGGTTGTTCCTGGTATGATAGTTGTTATTGCGCCAATACTTGTTGGAATACTTCTTGGTAAAGAGGCAGCAGCAGGCTTTTTAATGATAGGAACAATTGCAGGTGTTATCTTGGCACTTTTCCTCAACAACGGCGGTGGTGCTTGGGACAATGCAAAGAAGTTCATAGAGCTTGGCAACTACGGCGGTAAGAGGTCAGATGCACACAAGGCAGCAGTCGTTGGCGATACAGTGGGTGACCCATGCAAAGACACAGCAGGTCCGTCCTTGCATGTGCTTGTAAAGCTTATATCTACAATTACTCTTGTATTTGTATCACTCTTTAGATAA